From Vigna unguiculata cultivar IT97K-499-35 chromosome 5, ASM411807v1, whole genome shotgun sequence, the proteins below share one genomic window:
- the LOC114184600 gene encoding uncharacterized protein LOC114184600, whose amino-acid sequence MSSSDRQWVDAASGGSFLDELPQAARELIERKATDSQQYETRANSVTSLRGVHEVETYPANEKKMNERIVGLGKKLDEIASLFKTSTPKSAKVCGICTSTSHYTNECPSLTRTIVEEPSQAFAANMFGENRTSQNNYDLSSNRYDPSWKNHPNMKWGNQQHEQPYVPPQMKQQPQLDVASVVENFMKVVVEQNGEVKTTITNLTQRVEKLESKVNQGSSQLPAQTVVNPCNVSAITLRLGKQVRGLEEAQENEDKEKKFAPIDKSGGSGEPIPCTSETPTPTNNSKLVSSNSSSSSNSSQSYSPIPPYPNRLKPKTKKLEELD is encoded by the coding sequence atgagttcctCAGACAGACAATGGGTAGATGCTGCAAGCGGAGGATCTTTTCTGGATGAATTGCCACAAGCTGCTAGAGAGTTGATTGAACGAAAGGCAACTGATAGCCAACAATATGAAACAAGAGCAAATTCAGTAACGTCGTTAAGGGGAGTGCACGAAGTTGAGACTTATCCAGCAAATGAAAAAAAGATGAATGAAAGAATAGTTGGGTTAGGAAAGAAGCTTGATGAGATTGCAAGCTTGTTCAAAACTTCAACTCCAAAAAGTGCAAAGGTGTGTGGAATTTGTACTTCAACAAGCCATTATACTAATGAATGCCCTAGCTTAACAAGAACTATTGTGGAGGAACCATCTCAAGCTTTTGCTGCCAACATGTTTGGAGAAAATAGAACATCTCAGAATAATTATGACTTGTCCTCTAATAGGTATGATCCAAGTTGGAAAAATCATCCAAATATGAAATGGGGTAATCAACAACACGAGCAACCCTATGTTCCTCCTCAAATGAAACAACAACCTCAATTAGATGTTGCATCGGTGGTAGAAAATTTTATGAAGGTTGTGGTTGAGCAGAATGGTGAAGTAAAAACGACGATTACTAACTTAACTCAAAGGGTGGAGAAGTTAGAATCTAAAGTTAATCAAGGATCAAGTCAACTACCTGCACAAACTGTGGTCAACCCGTGTAATGTAAgcgctattactttaagattgGGTAAGCAGGTACGAGGACTTGAGGAAGCCCAAGAGAATGaagataaggaaaaaaaatttgcaccCATTGATAAAAGTGGAGGATCAGGCGAACCAATACCATGTACATCTGAGACTCCTACACCCACTAATAACTCCAAGTTAGTATCCtctaattcttcttcttcttctaattCTTCCCAATCTTATTCTCCCattcctccctatccaaaccgtttgaaaccgaAAACTAAGAAGTTGGAGGAGTTGGACtaa